The proteins below are encoded in one region of Salmo salar chromosome ssa02, Ssal_v3.1, whole genome shotgun sequence:
- the LOC106581738 gene encoding enoyl-[acyl-carrier-protein] reductase, mitochondrial-like: protein MIQGTHAILPDLPAVGGNEGVAQVIPRDAGLGTWRTAAVLAEDDVISLPNDTPLFSAATLGVNPCTAFRMLSDFEELKPGVLSSPFQHVTLYNFCIALLFVCEFIPGDTVIQNAANSGVDQAVMQIAAVRGIQTINVVRDRPDLTQLIDRLKATGASHVIKEETLRWDEMKELFKTRPRPKLALNGVRGKSATELLHHLQVGGSMVRYGGMAKEPVTVPVSALIFKNVKVQGFWVTQWKITHSRDEGILRGLLDELCSLIRQGKLTAPACSEVGLQDFRQALDTAMQPFTSAKQVLVV from the exons ATGATCCAAG GTACCCATGCCATCCTACCTGACCTTCCAGCAGTAGGAGGAAACGAGGGGGTGGCCCAGGTGATCCCAAGAGATGCTGGATTAG GGACGTGGAGGACAGCAGCGGTTTTAGCTGAAGACGATGTGATCTCGCTGCCCAATGACACCCCCCTGTTCTCTGCAGCCACACTGGGGGTTAACCCCTGCACTGCCTTTAGGATGCTCTCTGACTTTGAGGAGCTGAAACCAGGTGTGCTAAGTTCACCATTTCAACATGT TACACTATATAATTTTTGTATTGCACTGCTCTTTGTATGTGAGTTCATTCCAGGTGACACAGTGATCCAGAATGCAGCCAACAGTGGTGTGGATCAGGCTGTCATGCAGATTGCTGCTGTAAGGGGGATCCAAACCATCAACGTGGTCAGAGACAG GCCAGACCTCACACAGCTTATTGATAGGCTGAAGGCCACGGGCGCCAGTCACGTGATCAAAGAGGAGACCCTGAGATGGGATGAAATGAAGGAACTTTTCAAG ACCCGTCCAAGGCCTAAGCTGGCACTGAACGGAGTTAGGGGCAAGAGTGCAACGGAACTCCTCCATCACTTACA AGTTGGAGGGTCGATGGTGAGGTATGGAGGGATGGCCAAGGAGCCAGTCACTGTTCCTGTG AGTGCCCTGATCTTCAAAAATGTGAAAGTGCAAGGGTTCTGGGTCACCCAGTGGAAGATAACCCACTCTCGGG ATGAGGGGATCTTACGGGGACTGCTGGATGAGCTCTGCTCCCTGATCCGCCAGGGAAAACTGACCGCACCTGCCTGTTCCGAGGTAGGCCTCCAAGACTTCCGGCAAGCACTGGACACTGCCATGCAGCCGTTCACCTCAGCCAAACAGGTCCTGGTCGTGTGA